The sequence below is a genomic window from Cryptococcus neoformans var. neoformans B-3501A chromosome 8, whole genome shotgun sequence.
CGAAGAGGAGTGGCAGGTCGAGGTTGAAAGTGGGAAGTACTAAAACGTGCCTCAAGAGGGGCAAGAGGGGCAGGAGAGACGGCAGCAGTGGCTAGAGGAATTTTCGACGGGGTATCAAGACAGCGAGTGAATCGAGACACGGAAGGTGATGCTGGTGCAGTGCTATATGGGTATCAGTATGCTGTCGACAAGCACGAAAAACAAAGTCCAAACTCACTTGCGTTCCTCTAAGGGAGGCCGAGCGATACCTACTACACCAGTATGGGGTTGACCTGTACGCTGAATCAGCTCACTTTACCTTGAACATCACGCATTATAACGGACACTTCTCATCAGGCACATCGGTCACTCCGAAAGCCGTTTCCTtggcctcttcttccagctctctATATCTTTCCCACtgttccttttcctcccgGAACCTCTCCCATTGGCCTCTCAGACTCTCCGCCGCTTGATTCAACTTTCTCTGAGTTTCCTttgcttcctcttctcgacTGTCACAAAGATCTTCCCTAGCCTGCAAActtgcttctctcccagccagctccttctctctttcgtCCAAGGCTACAGCCCGCGCTCTGATCTGATCCTCGAATTGTTTGAGCTCGTCACGTTTGGcaaagagaagggaagtCCTAATGGTCAATTAATACAGGTGCTAAGGGTTTGTTGTACACGTACTGGTTCTGAACTGTGAAGAGTTTTCGATGTAACTTCATCTCGGGCATCTCTAGGAGGTCCTTGGTAGAGGGTCGCTTTGCGGGCTGCATGTAAAGTTAGTTAGATGCTACAGTAGTTGAATGACTGGACGAACATGCAAAGTAAGCATAGCTTTAATGACACTACGCAAAGCTGGGGAGTAACGAGCCGGAAGAGGGGGTATCTTGCCAGATTTTACCATGGTTATGAGTTCAGCTTGTGTTTGAGCGGCGGAGAATGGAGAGCTGCATATTGACCAGTCAGTTATTCTCTGACCGAGGTTAAGACAATGATACGCACTGAAGAGCACACATCTCGTAGACCAAACATCCCAAGCTCCATATATCTGACTTCGTGTCGTATCGGTTTTCTGCAAGGATTTCTGGAGGCATATACAGAGGAGTGCCGACATACGTGCTGGTAAATGATGCAGTACCCATGTCTTTGCTCAATCCGAAATCTCCCAATTTGACAAATTCGTCGGAAAGAAATACTAAATATAAATGTTAGCTGAGATATAGAGGCGAGACCTGCGATACGTACCATTTTCCGGTTTTAGGTCACGATGTAACACTTGGTATCTGGCTACTCCGCCATCCGTTGACGGAGCAACAACACTTTGCCGGCCTCCAGTATTGGCGGGACGTTCTGCCGGCCAATGGcagtgatgaagagcaagTACAATTTGCAGAAAGATATTCCATATCTTATCTTctgggagggaagaattATTGCGTTGGGCTCTTCTGATCAGGGTACCAAGGTCACCTGAGGTGCAGTACTGTGAATACGTTAGAGGATTATTGTAATTGATACCCTAAATGGGACGTACCTCCATGACTATATATATCCGTTCGTTCTTAGGGTCCTTAATCTTCTGAATGAGCTGTACGATATTTCGATGTTTTAGCGAGTCGAGGATGGCTCTGTTATTTGAAGAAGTCAGTTTACAGGTATCAGAACATCGAATGAGGGCCTACACTTCAGCAAGGATCTGCTTGCGGTCTTTCTCTGTCATTTTCGAATAGTCCAGTTGCTTGAGGGCGAATTCCTAAATGACGACGCTTCAGCGACAGCCAAAACAGCTCAATGTTGACTATTTACCTTGCCATCCGACACTCTCTGAACTTTGCTAATGACTCCAAAACTCCCCTTGCCAATATTTGATATTAGCTTATACTTCTCCAGCTCTGCTACATCGGCATATCCAGAACTGGAAGTGACGCCAGCAGATCGTCGAGGAGCCGCCATGTTGACCTCGTAGCCCAAGTGGTCAAAGGATGGTCGAAATTTGTCTTGGTGCGTTGGTTAAAGTTGGCTGTCTGGGCCTCTAAGGATAGCTTAAATCTTGGATGACCGCAATTTAACTTTAAGTTAGTCAAACAAGGCGAATAGGGCCTAAGATGAgtatggaaagaagatatAGAAAGCGATCAACAAGACAAACCAAAGTCAGGCGCGGAAGGGACGGGAGAAATTAGAAATAAATTAGGAGCTTTCTAGGTTTTTAATTACGGTGTTTACGAGTTAAGAATGACCTCCACCCTCACATTCAAGATTTTTGGCCACCATCCTGGTGACTGTCAGAAGCGTATACCTCCTCGAATAAGTCTTTATTGTGCATCTATAACAAAAAACAAAGAGCAGATTGAGCACAATGCCCAGCCCGTCTCCGGAGgcatcctcctcaatgTCTCAACCTGGACCTCCATCCCgctccccttctcccgcGTCCTCCAACCCCGACGCTCCTGAAGCATCGCACAACAAGACGTTCGCAGACCTCGGTATCAGTCCGGAGCTATGCCGAGCATGTGCTTCGATGGGCTTTAAGAAACCTTCAGATATTCAGGCTGAAGCAATTCCTCATGCTTTAGAAGGCAAGGATATCATTGGTCTTGCTCAGACCGGTTCCGGTAAAACGGCAGCATTTAGTTTGCCGATTCTGCAGACATTATGGGAGAATCCTCAACCATTTTTCGCTCTTGTGTTGGCGCCCACTCGGTAAGTCTTTTGGATAAACTTGGACGTATTCTGATAAAGCTGTAGTGAACTGGCGTATCAAATCTCTCAACAAGTAACCTCTCTTGGATCTGGCATCGGCGTTCGCACGGCTGTCTTAGTCGGCGGTATGGATATGATGTCTCAATCTATCGCCCTCTCTAAGCGACCTCACATTATTGTGGCCACCCCTGGTCGATTAATGGACCATTTGGAAAACACCAAGGGCTTCTCTCTTAAATCCTTAAAATATCTGGTCGgtactttttttttcccctgtgTGTTGTGCTTACGCCCGTATCAGGTAATGGACGAAGCCGATCGTCTTCTCGATCTCGATTTCGGACCTATCATCGACAAAATCCTTAAAGTTATCCCAAAGGAGCGTAACACATACCTTTTCTCTGCTACTATGACGACCAAAGTTGCCAAGCTTCAACGTGCTTCTTTGAATAAGCCTGTCCGCGTCGAAGTCTCTTCTAAGTACTCGACTGTCTCTACCCTCCTACAACActatctcctccttcctcttaAGAACAAGGACGCTTATCTTCTTTACCTTGCCAACGagctttcttcatcttccatgaTGATTTTTACCCGTACCGTCGCCGACTCTCAGCGATTATCCATTATCCTTCGTCGTCTCGGTTTCCCAGCCATCCCATTGCATGGCCAAATGACCCAAAGCCTCCGACTGGCAAGTTTGAACAAGTTTAAATCCGGTGGAAGAAGCATTTTGGTGGCCACCGACGTTGCTTCTCGTGGTCTTGACATTCCTCTCGTCGATCTCGTCATCGTACGTCTATTCTTACACCTTCGCTTGAACGCAGACTAATCTCCAGCTTCAGAACTACGACATGCCTACAAATTCTAAAGACTACGTCCACCGTGTCGGTCGTACTGCCCGTGCAGGTCGTTCCGGTAAATCCATCACTCTCGTCACGCAATACGACGTTGAGATTCTTCAACGTATCGAATCCCATATTGGCAAGAAAATGACTTCTTTTGATGTCGACAAGGAGGCAGTTGCACTCCTGACCGACACTGTTGCGAAAGCAAACAGGGAAGCGGcgttggagatgagggagagtggtactggtggtggaggtggcaAGCGAGGAAGGGATAAGGGGAAGCGAAAGACCTTTGGCGATGGAGATGACAGGGATAGGGACGATGATGTTGTGGAAGCTGGTGTgccgagaaagaagaacaagttCACACCGGGGggcaaaaaaaaggcaagaaaGTAATATGTTCATTGCAAAGATGTTGTTCGCATTTACATGTCATGTATTGGATCATTTATCGGCATAGTACATATCATGTCGCACTGGGGAATGATTCATCCTTCGTCAAACAACCAAACAAACCTCAGTCGTGCAAAAAAGtgataaaaaaaaatctgCTTTACGCAGTACTGTTGAAAAATTTTCGGACATGGTCCTTTCCATTGACCCCAATCCCATTCAAAGCTACGTTTGGTCTTGGCAAAGTTCctatcccatccccattcTTTTTCACTTCATCTGTCCACTCCCAATCTATCATGTCGTCTGGGGGAAGTTTTTCAGCGAAGCGTTTTTTGAACAGTTCGATATTGCCGCCATAAATGATCTGATGAGCCCATAACGCTGTACGGACCCATAAACTTACATAAGCACGATTTAGCTATCCATGCCGTCAGCTCATCTTTTCTCTGAGAGCTTGGGAGCATCAGTTAATCATGAACGTACGGGCTGGAGTTTGGCATAGTGTGCAGCGGACGTAAGGAGGAATATGATGAGGTTGTCTTTTGTGGGACATATTCGTTCCAGCAATCGACCGTGCTTTAATCGTTGTTCTCTACTGGACCAAACGCAGCCTAAACCTTCGAACAACCTCATTTCGGTCTGTTTCAGGCGAACCAATTAACGCTAATCGTATTCGGAATTGGATTGACTCACCTCAATACCTTTCTTCATGTCAATCAAATACCATGCCTTGGCCAACCCCTTACGCACAGGCGCCAAGTCCGTTCTTAACCATTTGTTGGCGTCTCCATACGTCGACATGACCTTTCTCTCCAATTGCATCCATGACCTAATCCACTCCTTTGCCCTACAAAAGCCCCGCTCGGACTTTGCATCAAATGGATGTGAAGTGTCCATCGTAAAGTCTTCCAGTAGCTTCGGGTAGACTTCTTCCACAAGACGACAACGAAGGTCATATTCGGTTTTAGCATCGGATTTACAAAGCATACATGAACATCGGATGTTTTCGCTAAAAGAAATATCAAGGCGAGCAGCATAAGTAGCGTTGATGTCGAATCTTTCGACAGTGAGTTCGCAATTTTTGGGCAAGTCGTAGAGGGCTCGAACAACCGCAACCTGTACGTCCGGCATCAATATGGCTTGAGAAAAAGGCCGATGAGATACTCACATCACCCCAGTAC
It includes:
- a CDS encoding hypothetical protein (HMMPfam hit to Pkinase, Protein kinase domain, score: 263.6, E(): 3.3e-76) — its product is MAAPRRSAGVTSSSGYADVAELEKYKLISNIGKGSFGVISKVQRVSDGKEFALKQLDYSKMTEKDRKQILAEVAILDSLKHRNIVQLIQKIKDPKNERIYIVMEYCTSGDLGTLIRRAQRNNSSLPEDKIWNIFLQIVLALHHCHWPAERPANTGGRQSVVAPSTDGGVARYQVLHRDLKPENVFLSDEFVKLGDFGLSKDMGTASFTSTYVGTPLYMPPEILAENRYDTKSDIWSLGCLVYEMCALHSPFSAAQTQAELITMVKSGKIPPLPARYSPALRSVIKAMLTLHPAKRPSTKDLLEMPEMKLHRKLFTVQNQTSLLFAKRDELKQFEDQIRARAVALDEREKELAGREASLQAREDLCDSREEEAKETQRKLNQAAESLRGQWERFREEKEQWERYRELEEEAKETAFGVTDVPDEKCQPHTGVVGIARPPLEERNTAPASPSVSRFTRCLDTPSKIPLATAAVSPAPLAPLEARFSTSHFQPRPATPLRRAATKSMGNLAGVVRAQTAQEWAGATQSTPAKQFSFPIRQQRISIGSPSELQSVCCEDVSMISAIPSPWVPRPRKSSVAPSIVVAQQECPASGESFSTGNNRLASVAPTQIPAPTFIYREAATPAKWSFDDPDLPSPFIRRPNSMPTQPQAASFPPSSNMVGMRQPLGSINPQATITAPSALGSPVAKKIPSRSGNLHQHVLKVNAARVSGEGVAPSVAPVGVVRGRTGNRIG
- a CDS encoding hypothetical protein (HMMPfam hit to DEAD, DEAD/DEAH box helicase, score: 292.0, E(): 9.3e-85; HMMPfam hit to Helicase_C, Helicase conserved C-terminal domain, score: 128.6, E(): 1.4e-35) gives rise to the protein MPSPSPEASSSMSQPGPPSRSPSPASSNPDAPEASHNKTFADLGISPELCRACASMGFKKPSDIQAEAIPHALEGKDIIGLAQTGSGKTAAFSLPILQTLWENPQPFFALVLAPTRELAYQISQQVTSLGSGIGVRTAVLVGGMDMMSQSIALSKRPHIIVATPGRLMDHLENTKGFSLKSLKYLVMDEADRLLDLDFGPIIDKILKVIPKERNTYLFSATMTTKVAKLQRASLNKPVRVEVSSKYSTVSTLLQHYLLLPLKNKDAYLLYLANELSSSSMMIFTRTVADSQRLSIILRRLGFPAIPLHGQMTQSLRLASLNKFKSGGRSILVATDVASRGLDIPLVDLVINYDMPTNSKDYVHRVGRTARAGRSGKSITLVTQYDVEILQRIESHIGKKMTSFDVDKEAVALLTDTVAKANREAALEMRESGTGGGGGKRGRDKGKRKTFGDGDDRDRDDDVVEAGVPRKKNKFTPGGKKKARK